The sequence AAGGAGGGAAAAACTAGCATATCTAATAATCTAAATGATCGAGGTTCGTATTATTTCGTAAATACATTTTCCAACaaataaaagaattttataaactaaaaaatgtatataaaataaaaatagatatatttagATCAACCAACACGTTTTCATAAGCTATCCATACTTTAAAAAGCTAAAAAAACCAAAATATGTGTGGACCAAAAATGACGAACCAcaacaaaaatttaattattactttatTAGTATTTTTGAAAAGCAGATTATCTCAAACACATCACACTGTTGGTGAAATGAAATAGAGATAAGAGATAAGGTTTTGGAAGTAATGAAATGCTTCACTTTAATGCAACATAAGGCTATAAGTAAGCACGTGGAGTGGGCATATATTTGGGCCCAATGGGTCCCACAGCCCGATTCAGACGTCCTAGTCACGTTAGCCCTAATCTCGGGTCAATGAAGTAAACTTCTCCACAAATTGTGTCGCATATTGGGCCCAAAatgggctctctctctctcactaatTACTTACGTAACTCCACGTTGTACGAGCGTCACGTGCTATTTTACTATTATTGAAGTGttccacattggattggagatagtggcatgagccactttatatggtgaggcaaccctctcccttataaggcatTTTAAGGGAGAAatgagcccaatatccatttctaacatggtatcagagccaacccaatccaatgatgggcccccccaatatcgttgtcaacagatggcgtttgggatagtcaacgctgcgcgtgcggggggtgtattgaagtgtcccacattggattggagatagtggcatgagccacttggggtgtattgaagtgtcccacattggattggagatagtggcatgagccactttatatggtgaggcaaccctctcccttataaggccttttaagggaggaatgggcccaatatccatttctaacaacTATTTATAAAATTCGTGTGACATTACTATTTATAAAATTCGTGTGACATTGTTTCTTCATTCAACGGTTGAAGATTTAGATCTAAATTTAAATATgccatttataataaatttagatTCAAATATTGATtcgtttataataaaatagttttaaatacaattttatttttaaatttttactatttCTTTTGCTAgaattactagtattttttttatcctaAAATTTTGAAGGTTCTTCGAACTATGCATGAGTTATTGGTGTTTGAGTTGAGTTATTTTGAATTCGATTAACAGCGTAATCCAATTAAATATggttaaaataatttaagaacaTTGGTCAATTCCGAGCATGAATGTGTTGGCCAATGGTTAACTACTTAACTATGTAGCACATAATACAACACTTAACAAGTATCGGTGATTTTTGCATGACTATTGTAATGCTTCAATCTCAACCTCGTTTTTCAGTTCAATGACAAGACTGCCTTCTTTTAGTGGTACATATCAATAAAACGATTTCAATttgcaatattttaaaaatcgaAAATATTAGTATGTTGTTTGTGGCAATTAACACATTAATTGACTCGGACATTGACgtggaaaaaaaatgtatttcaATAAAAGAACAAATTAAATGAAGGAGttgaaaactagggtttggcAGGCTTGTCGGAAAAggataatctttaatttaatgtaaGCTGCACGTGACGACGCCGTTTTAAACGAAAAGATTATGATAGTTCCTTGTCAATTCGTGGGCTGTATGGCCCATTTAGGAGTTAATGGTTCTAATCAACTGCCCCAAATTTTCATGTGAGCTGTTGGGATATGTATGTTTTGCATGGCTTCAAATCAAAGGCAATACTGTCACTGTCAAAATAGAttaaataatagtaaataaaaatgaatcaaaTACTCAATTGTATATTTGCTATTTCATACATAATTAAGTTTATAGAAATGAATGAGTTATGGTGTACACCTTTATAAATTAGTATATGACCATTATTCCAGTAGAACAATataccaaataattaaaagcgaTTCACGAGACAATTGACAAAAAGAAActatattttttagaaaatgatACATATCATGTAAGGGCAAATAATTTGTACCTAACCTGTCCGTTGCATGAAACTAACacacataaaaaaataatgaaggtATATATTGCAAAGGAACAATCgtcataaaataataattttttggtCAATGATTTCCATTATAAACTCCAAATACTTATCAGTGGAAGCCCTTTTTTTAATAGATTAAAAGCTAATATAGAAATGAGGTGTCGTGTTTTTTCAAGGCAATATAGTCATACGGTATTAAACTTGTCTATACACCTCTAAATCTACTATCAAACTTGTCTTTTTGCCTCTTCTTGTTCCCTATTCATTTACATGTTGCAGGATCAATTTTTGGGCAAATTAGGTGGATTAATTTGCATAAATAACGTAGATATGTGTAAATTAAACATAGATAAAGTATTCGGTAGTTATTAGTTGtggaaaataaaattgaaaaataaattgcatTATCAATAAATCACCTAATGAAAGCGAATTAAGATGTCCGACCTAAATCAATTTGATTTTACTAAAATACTAGAAAATTAAATGTTTCCAAGCGCCATAAAAATCCAAATAGTTTTAGTATGTAACATAAGATGTCCGACCTGCCCCCACCCAGAAATATTGACCCACACTTCTCAATCATTCTCAAATACTTGGAAActtgagaagaagaaaaaaaatctaaactCTATGCAAGTAAATAATTGGATTCCTCATTGATCCCAAACAAATTAAAGAGATGGATGTAGCTCATTtatttccaaaaaaataaaattgattgcCTTTATTTGAGGACATATATTTCTATATAAAGGGGAACAACATGTCCCTCAACTAGTAGAAGTTGATAATAGGTCATTTTCTAGTAGTGCATGCAAGGAGACAAATTCCACAAGTTTTGCTTTGTCATCTTAATGTTTTTTGTGCATGAAGTGAATGCACCCAAACCCTCAACCCTACAACAAGGGCCACAAATTCCCTCACACCACAAGTTCCCATTTCCATATCTTCTCTCactacacatatatatatggacACTACAAACACCTCCACAAACTCATCACTCCCACTTCAGAACTTCAAGAATCTTCAACTTCTTCTTTCAAAGTTTTCTTTAACACACAGACATGGCTGCATACTCAGTCTTCCCATCAAGAAGCTTGAAGCAGCGATCCGTCCAACGTTGCTCGAAGCAAATGAGGGAACACAAAGCTCGTCTTTACATCATATGGAGATGTACAGTGCTTCTTTTGTGCTGGCATGAATGAAGAGTTATGTGCTCTTGCAAATATAGAGCAAGTGTGATTCATCTGCagtcacacacacaacacacagtAGCTGTAGAAGAAGATCATATGATTAATTTGGTTTTTTAGCTTTTGTTAGGAGGGTGATTTTGATCTTGATTTTTGTAATTTAACTCTAGTTTTGGGCATCAAAGCAAAACCAAGATTGTGTTGCTACTTTCTTGTGTTATGCAACTGGTTTTTGTTGGATATATAAATCTATATCAATGTAAAGAAAAGGGTACCTTATTTTGTTACAATTTAGTGTTATGAGTTCTAGCTAAGATGTTTTGATTCACCTTAGTTCATTACAATTTACTGCTTGCTTAGTTCCAATTGATATTAGAAAGGCCAAAGGTCTTTTCAACAAAGCATCTCAATTGGATCACTTAAATTTACACGCACTAATTTCAAATTGGTAATGTCCTCTTCTCTGCATCTGCCCCTGCTTATAGGTAATCCAACAATtcgagagaagaaaaaaaatagctgAAATAATACTTTAAACTGCAAAAAAACAGAATCTACATTTCTGTGCTTCTAGAAACTCATGTAGGCTGATAATATCCAGATAGCTAGATAGATTTCAAATAAGATGGAGAGAATGCACGTTATTTTCTCTCTGTTCAACTTGGAATATTTCGCTCATGAGTTTGCTTCGCTGCTGTCAAAAAACTCCCATCCATCATCTTCTATGAGCACCTTGCTGTCTTCCCTGGCTGCTTCAACTTCAGGGACCTTTTCATGGTCACTGTTATTTTCAGGCGCATTGCAGTCTTCTCTGgctgcttcatcttcttcaggGACCTTTTCATGGTTTCTGTTATTTTCAGTCTCCAACCGTTCATCATCTCTGACTGTAACAGTCTCCACTTGATCCGGAACCAAGCTTTTCAATGATGAGGTTGAAGAAGCTAAGAGGAAGCTCGTCTGATTGGAGAAAAGTGATTTGCCAAGCGGAAGATGCTGATCAAATTTCTCCTTTAGATGCTTCACATCCTGACATATAACAGCTATTTCCCCCCTGGTAGACacgaaaaaaaggaaaagaacaaTATTTCTCATCATGTTGCACTATTTGGTCAAAACCATAAGCTAAGGCAAGATATCAAATGTTAAAACACCAGTCTCTGGAATGCTCAATAAAAGATTGATAGGCATCTGGTAATAAGATAAATTCTGCAACGTTAATATTAACTTTTCCATTATAACTATGCTAAGATGGTGGCCAAGTAGTTCACCCACATGAGAGATCTACCACTACCAGCATGTATTGTGCAATGTCATACTGAGGAAATGATATTGCTGTAGAAATGCATAAATTGAAGAAGTTGACCGAAAAGAAGCAACTTACTGCAATGTATCTACAACTCGTCCACGATCCACAAGAAACTCGTGCAACTGCAATGCAGCAGTAACAGATTAACGATGAGAAACCAGAAGTGTCAAGGGTGTTTGTTTGGGAACTAAAAACAAATTCAAGAATCTTGACAGAAATTCTCCCAATTCTATATCCCACTTTCTAGATGACTTTACATCTACAACATAAAACTCTCATTATTTAAAACTAATATTAATTCTCAGTGacaaatattaaagcaaaaagTTGCAACTGTCAAactatcttaaatttttttaacCAAACATATGCAACACACACTCAAATAACACAGAATTATGTCTAAATTCTTCAATTCCTGCAAAGATTTTGAACCACATAACAGGTAGTAGAAACATCTTAAAGGGAAGAGTTACTACCTTACAATTATCTTCTGCCTGTAGTCTCAGGATCTTTGATTCTTGCACCACTTGTTCCATAATTAATtcctgttctacaaggaatttCCTTGCAACTTCTTCCTTCTCTAGCTTTTTCAGCTCTGcagattttatttcattcacaGCAGCAGCTAGTCTGACCTCTAAACATTGACGCATCTGCAGCAGAATgtgagaaaatattaaaaatgttaCCATGATCAACTGTCCTAGAATCTTAGTTGGACTTTCTGTATATTTGAACACAAGAAGCACACACACGATAAAGCTGAGTTAATCAGTCACATCACAATCAACTTGAAAGTTTAACAATAGAAGATTTGATCAATGAAAACTTCTGGGAAGAGCCTTAACTAGATAAGAGTAAGTATTAACTTGCATAGCAAGCTTTCTAGAATTTCCCTTTGTAAAATTAGAGAACtaattcatcaaaatcaaacacTGCTTTCACAAATCAAAATATGATTGTTCCAGATCAGATTGTCCAAGTCTCTTAAGATTCAACTTCAATGCATGAGAAATAGCAAGTGAAAAGATAAAAAGGTTATGTTTGTGCAGAAAGGGATGTATCTAAACTCActtcatcaagatctgcaagTGATTTATCCCTGTCATCCGACAGGAAGTGCAAGCGAGACTGGAGCTCTCTCAACTCTGTTGCCAGGATGGCTTTCTCACCATACACTTCCCCTGCATGCTGAGAGTGAGAGGTGAAGCTGAAAAGTTAAACTAGGGAATACATTTAAAATATCTAGAAAGAATGCTATACAGTCACAAAGAGGATTAAAACCATGTCATTTGCCTCTTTTGCATGTTGCAGCATTCTTTTAAGCTCCTCAACCTGATTCAGCAAATCCATACCCCCTCTCGCAGCTTCAATTTTGGCTTGTTCTGCATCTTGCTCCTTGACCTCCACTTGCTTCATCAAGTTGATGACAGACTCCATTTCCAGGAACAATGTTTTCTAAAAGATATCATATGTATCAGGCatatatcaaatatttaagtcaCGTCAAAACTTAAACTGCAACATCAAATTGCAGAGCAAGTTGAGAACAATTACAATACCCATGATAATTGATGACCAAATGAAACAATTTAGTGGCCACAGAATCAGTTTTACATTATACTGAAATAGggaaccattttaaacactgCTTATTCGCTAGATCACGTTTCTAGAGCATATTAGTGATATATGTTCTGGATGTATGAGAATGTTATACTGTGGATACCTTATTATTTCTCGCATCTGCAATAATTTCCTCCAAGACATCCATGTTACCAATTTGACTAGACACGGAAGCATTCAAGGTTGACTCCTCTTCAATACCAATAGTATCGCTCATGTTTTTCCCACTGGAAGTAATGTCAGTAGAAAAAGATAAATTTGATTTATCTAAATTACTCCCAAGCATGTCAGGTGCTTCCACCCATGAAGAACTAGCAGATAAATCATGAGCAGTCCCATCAgcatcattttcattttcaggAATGCAATCCATCTTCTGAACGACATCCATTTCAACATCTTGTGACATTCCCACTGTAATCTGAGAACTACTACCACAAGAAGTTTCACTGCTGTTTTCTAGGTATTTATCAGCGGAAACTGTGCTCTCTGTTTGAGGGCCTCCCGAAACTTCAATTTGACAAGTTCCCACTCTATCTTCGCCTATCACCACCAGAGATTCACTTTGAGAGTGAATGTCAGCATTCATTTTTATACCATCGTCGTGGGTTTCCACTGATAACGTTAATTGAGCGGTATCGTCCTCTGATTCAGAATGCCCTGCAATGGCATCACGGAAGGGCTCACTTAGCCCATCATCAGCGGAAGTGGAAGGTTGGCTGTTTCCACTAACAAACCTATGATCATTCTCTTCTTGAGGTACAACCTCTGTTCTCACAGACGAGCTACCTGCATTGCACCAGCATGAGCTGCTAGAGATTAGTTGAGGGTACAGCAAGGCAAGTCACTTCAATTAGGTTACAAAAAAATCATGGGGAAGAATATCTGTACAACAGAATATGCAAACAATAAATTGAGCAGTAAAACTACTTACCTTTCGACGATTCACCTTCACAAACACTCCGACCCAAAGGACTATTTGGTGTAGATCTTACAGTGAAGAAAGGAATTATCTCTTCAAGAACTGCTACAACAGCCGCATCTACATCCTTGCTGTGCTCGATAGCAACAGCTCTAAGAGCTCGATCATCAATCTGTCAACAAGAAATTGGGAAAATTAAGAAACAACTAACTAGTACCCTGCTCTCCTTCAGGAGACTGATAAAGAATCACAATATGTAACAAACAACTCATGCAATACGGAATAATAAATTGTCTGCATTTGAAATCAACAGTATGATATCAATGCAGGATCATAAAACTCAATCAACCTATTCCTCTTGCATTAAAGTTTttctaagaaaataaaattcaattaaGACAGAATTGAGTGAAATTACCAGCGGAAAAAGATCTTGCAGTGACTCGTAGACTTTCTGGAAACTCATATTCGTGTCCTAGAAAAATCAAGACAACAATATAAAAATTGCAGTTAGACGAGCAGGCTGAAGCTCTTGAATTCTTccgttcaaaataaaataaacaaaacttATCAACAAAAACCCTAAGCCCCTAAACCCGCGTGATCAACCTTTCACTACAACAAATAGACCCGCATAAGAATATTTATAAAACAGAATTCCAACAACCACAGCAATCAAAaacccaaaaagaaagaaaagaccTTTCGCCTTCTTCCAGTGTGAATACGAAGGGTAAACCAATATTCGCAATAAACACACAAAATTCGTCGAAAATATCGGTCAGTTCCCAAATATCCGACCCCTCAAATTACATTGCTcatctctaaaaaaaaaaaaatatttattaaatatataggaaaataaaaagtagagagatgaaggAATCGCAACGAGATTTACCAAAATTAAGGAGCACAGCTTCAGCGTGGATCAGCAATTACGTGCGCAAAATGTCAGCTAGATTATACATACATGCGGGAAGATAAAACGATCGAACAAAATCTACCTATTTATACGTAGTGATAGTGGCGCAGCTGGCGAGGTGCTTCGTTGAGTTGTACTTTTCATCTAAGTTTGACTATTTTCTCCCATGTGAATTCGTTTACCCGCGTGTACGACTATTTTAAGCGGAGGGAGGAGAGAGACAACCTGGGCGCTAAGAAACCTAGGCACTAAGCAATTCCGAGATCATTTGACGTGTAATAAAGTAGTTattatatttatcattttttttgaagggaTGTTTGGCTTGTCTTTATTGCATGTATATGGATGATATAAGTGCATCCATTATGACTCATTTAAATGAGATAGTTGATAATGTGTCTAGGTAACATCATAgtgataaataaatttaaaaaaaaaaaagcaacaaAAATATGAACTAGGTGCTATTCTTAGTTgggataaataattttttttttaaagcaacAAAAATATGAACTAGGTGCTATTCTTAGTTGGATAattctatactaatagaaaaagagcaaAAAGAGCTTAAAGACAGTCTAAGACAAAACTTGTGAATTACTTATTTTACCCATGTTACATATTTattacttatatttataaaatataaatttatttttatatacatagaatactttatatctatagctattgataaggcttataaataaatatattcatccaataaattatctaataaaagtaatgaattaataatttttttaaaataataaattatcaattaaaataacattaattatacgtacaacgtacgttctttctgctagtaattataaaaaatgtggCCTCACCTGGATTCAAAGTTTCAAACGATGTGTCTTCTTGATGATTTTGATAATGTTTGGGTTCGGTATGTGAGACGTGAGTTTATTATTGGAGGTTCTTCTTCATATTCCATGTGTGTacgtaattaaatttaatttttttcctcaaaaaaattaGTTTCAAACAATGAGCGCATTGAGACGTCCTCAACACGCATAACTTTGGTGCATGCAATACACACACCCGTTGTCAGTTATAacttattcttttcttttcttttaccattttttttcttcttttcttttaactatttattttatttttagatttattttttacatgtttttttaaaaatgaggTTGATTTTATTGTTTTGAAATTGTAAATGAGCGTTGCAATATAAAACgataaaaagaaaatgaatccataattttcttatatatacaCCACAAAATTCTAACTATCATTCTCAAAATTTTTATGTTTGTCCAATTATCTGAATGCATTAGAGTTTTCCAAACAATCCTATTAGTTCATCTGTTCATATTGAATTTTCATCTCAAGTGCATCTACCTCTAAGGTATCAGTCATAGAGTAATTCTCACAATGGTATCCTCTGCATTAATGCAATAGGGAAGAAAGGTTTCACGTCATTGTAAAAATGCATAAATGTGATTAGACAATTGGCATGTGCATGGTGGCCTAGTCGATCACTATGACGAGTACTTACCTATTCCTGAAACAATGTGACATCTGTGCGGCTACCATCACCTGTTCCTCGTCTCTATTCTCTATTAAATAGCTCGCACCAACAACTGACTTTGTCGTGCAGCGTCGATTTTTGATagcaaaagagaaaaatagcGTTGATTTGGAGGGGGGAAGATAGAGAAAGAGCATATCTAGATTTAGGATCGTCACCACATGCTCTTCGTCTCTATGCTCCGCCGAACAGCTTGCACTAATGGTTGACTTATTCTCGCAATGCTGATTttaacaggaaaaaaaaaaaaaaaaaaacgacgtTGATTTCGGGGGAGAGAGGGAATGGGATATAACACGTAAGTATGAAAAGACATATTAAAGAAAATCTACGCTTCGGACGACATGCCACCACCATTTCCACCT comes from Salvia miltiorrhiza cultivar Shanhuang (shh) chromosome 3, IMPLAD_Smil_shh, whole genome shotgun sequence and encodes:
- the LOC131016197 gene encoding small polypeptide DEVIL 14; amino-acid sequence: MAAYSVFPSRSLKQRSVQRCSKQMREHKARLYIIWRCTVLLLCWHE
- the LOC131016195 gene encoding uncharacterized protein LOC131016195, with product MSFQKVYESLQDLFPLIDDRALRAVAIEHSKDVDAAVVAVLEEIIPFFTVRSTPNSPLGRSVCEGESSKGSSSVRTEVVPQEENDHRFVSGNSQPSTSADDGLSEPFRDAIAGHSESEDDTAQLTLSVETHDDGIKMNADIHSQSESLVVIGEDRVGTCQIEVSGGPQTESTVSADKYLENSSETSCGSSSQITVGMSQDVEMDVVQKMDCIPENENDADGTAHDLSASSSWVEAPDMLGSNLDKSNLSFSTDITSSGKNMSDTIGIEEESTLNASVSSQIGNMDVLEEIIADARNNKKTLFLEMESVINLMKQVEVKEQDAEQAKIEAARGGMDLLNQVEELKRMLQHAKEANDMHAGEVYGEKAILATELRELQSRLHFLSDDRDKSLADLDEMRQCLEVRLAAAVNEIKSAELKKLEKEEVARKFLVEQELIMEQVVQESKILRLQAEDNCKLHEFLVDRGRVVDTLQGEIAVICQDVKHLKEKFDQHLPLGKSLFSNQTSFLLASSTSSLKSLVPDQVETVTVRDDERLETENNRNHEKVPEEDEAAREDCNAPENNSDHEKVPEVEAAREDSKVLIEDDGWEFFDSSEANS